The genome window TCTGAACTGTCATGCAGGCGCCAGACCCGCTCACTACACTGGGTTTCCAGCCGTATTGGAGTGGCCATGTCATCGGCAAACCACCACCCCGGATAGTCCGCCGTATTCCACGAAAGCCTTACCTGCCGTGGCTCGCCAGCAGAATTCTCCGCAGGAAACATAGCGTAATGGGAATAATAGGAAGCGCATCCGGACAAAAGAAGAAGAGGCAATAACAGAAGCGAAGGCAGCTTCATATCAATCATCATTCTCGCCAAACTGCAGACCAAATCCGTCATTGGTCTTGCGCACAACCACCATATGAAGCACCGGTGCAGGCACAGGCAAGCCTTGCACCTGCACAGTCACCTGGTCACCAATCTCGGGGTGAAATGGTTCGGTATCGACAACAACAAAAACACCACCATCCGAGATGTCTCTGGTTGAGAGAACAAAATCCCCAAATGTCGGGTGGCCCACCTTAACCTTGGCGCTCATCGCTGTACGGATGTGCTCTCTTCGATCATTCCCAGTCATGTGCGAATTCCACTACTTTTTGCATAGTTTTTATAGTCTTCCGAAGCATAACACCATTTTCATGGAAATATCCCACAGGAGATATTGACTAATAATTGAATACAAATGAGAATGGTTGCCGTTATTAAAGACCCGTGATCAACCACATCGGTCAAATATACTGCAGCGTTGACGAAGGACGACACCATGAGAATGAAACTGACTGCCACCGCGGCAATTGCCCTGAGCGTACTCCCTCTTTCTGCATCCGCAGATGGCGAAGTGAACATCTACTCCTATCGCCAGGCATACCTGCTGGAACCGCTTCTAAACGCGTTTGAGCAAGAAACCGGTATTGAAGGTAATGTGGTATTTGCAAAGCAGGGGTTGGCAGAACGTCTGGAGCGCGAAGGACGGAACAGCCCCGCCGACGTAGTGATGACAGTCGATATCTCCCGTATCAACGAACTGGTTGAGCGTGATCTGGTGCAAGGCGTCGAAAGTGATGTTCTGGAACATAACATCCCGGAAAACCTCCGCCACCCCGAAGGCAAATGGTTTGCACTCACCACTCGCGGCCGCCTCATCTTTACCTC of Marinobacter sediminum contains these proteins:
- a CDS encoding PilZ domain-containing protein; protein product: MTGNDRREHIRTAMSAKVKVGHPTFGDFVLSTRDISDGGVFVVVDTEPFHPEIGDQVTVQVQGLPVPAPVLHMVVVRKTNDGFGLQFGENDD